In a single window of the Falsirhodobacter halotolerans genome:
- a CDS encoding amino acid ABC transporter ATP-binding protein, with product MINVRNLRKSFGTLEVLKGIDLSVAAGDVAVLIGPSGCGKSTLLRCLNLLEPPSAGTLEIAGRRVDFNDGKRVREREQAAFRAATGMVFQSFNLFPHMTVLENVMSGPLLNGLRSRADARDLAVALLDRVGLGHRIDLYPRQISGGQAQRVAIARALALEPEVMLFDEPTSALDPELVGEVLEVMQSLAQDGTTMIVVTHEMSFARNVANRVVFLDGGVVVENGPPEQVLDAPKSDRLRAFLSRVGHG from the coding sequence ATGATCAACGTCAGGAACCTGCGCAAGAGTTTCGGCACGCTTGAGGTGCTCAAGGGCATCGACCTGTCGGTGGCGGCGGGCGATGTGGCCGTGCTGATCGGCCCGTCGGGCTGCGGCAAATCCACCTTGCTGCGCTGTCTGAACCTGTTGGAACCGCCAAGTGCGGGCACGCTGGAAATCGCGGGCCGCCGCGTCGACTTCAACGATGGCAAGCGGGTGCGCGAGCGGGAACAGGCGGCCTTTCGCGCGGCGACGGGCATGGTATTCCAAAGCTTCAACCTGTTTCCGCACATGACGGTGTTGGAGAATGTGATGTCCGGCCCGCTCTTGAACGGTCTGCGCAGCCGGGCGGATGCGCGCGATCTTGCGGTGGCGCTGCTTGACCGTGTGGGGCTGGGGCATCGGATCGATCTTTACCCGCGGCAGATTTCCGGCGGGCAGGCGCAGCGTGTGGCCATCGCCCGCGCCCTTGCGCTGGAGCCGGAGGTGATGCTGTTCGACGAACCGACCTCGGCGCTGGACCCCGAACTGGTGGGCGAGGTGCTGGAGGTGATGCAGTCGCTTGCGCAGGACGGCACCACCATGATCGTCGTGACGCATGAGATGAGCTTTGCCCGCAATGTGGCCAACCGCGTGGTGTTCCTTGATGGCGGCGTGGTGGTCGAGAACGGACCGCCGGAACAGGTTCTGGACGCGCCGAAATCCGACCGCCTGCGCGCCTTCCTGTCCCGGGTGGGGCATGGCTGA
- a CDS encoding amino acid ABC transporter permease — protein MYEFDWSVVLDGELWLRAVGVTVAYAFVTAVAGLLLGVVLGLVLVARVPGLDWIVKLYIHIFRCTPLLVQIVWFFYALPMITGYTLPDWFAAGLGLTLYMAAFAAEIFRAGVISIEKGQWEASTVLGFSYVTRMRHIILPQATRRMIPPIVSQAILQLKNTSLLSVVAVPDIMYAAGGLTMATYRPLEVYTFAALLYLVILTPVTLLANRFEIKH, from the coding sequence ATGTATGAATTTGACTGGTCGGTCGTCCTGGACGGTGAGTTGTGGCTGCGCGCCGTCGGTGTAACGGTCGCCTATGCCTTCGTGACGGCGGTGGCGGGGCTCTTGCTGGGCGTCGTCCTCGGTCTCGTTCTGGTGGCGCGGGTTCCGGGCCTCGACTGGATCGTCAAGCTCTACATCCACATCTTCCGCTGCACGCCCTTGCTGGTGCAGATCGTCTGGTTCTTCTACGCCTTGCCGATGATCACCGGATACACCTTGCCGGACTGGTTCGCGGCGGGCCTTGGTCTCACCCTCTACATGGCGGCCTTCGCGGCGGAGATTTTCCGCGCCGGGGTCATCTCCATCGAAAAGGGGCAGTGGGAGGCGTCGACCGTCCTCGGCTTTTCCTATGTCACGCGGATGCGCCACATCATCCTGCCGCAGGCCACGCGGCGCATGATCCCGCCCATCGTCAGCCAGGCGATCCTGCAGCTGAAGAACACGTCGCTTCTGTCGGTCGTGGCGGTGCCGGACATCATGTATGCGGCGGGCGGGCTGACGATGGCCACCTATCGCCCGCTTGAGGTCTATACCTTCGCGGCGCTTCTTTATCTGGTCATCCTGACGCCGGTCACGCTGCTGGCCAATCGCTTCGAAATCAAACACTGA